A DNA window from Porphyromonas gingivalis ATCC 33277 contains the following coding sequences:
- a CDS encoding DUF2149 domain-containing protein, with translation MSRRRFHEEDTDPSSLVSNLFDVAMVFAVALMVALVTKFNMTEVFSKEDYTIVKNPGKDNMEILIKKGDKVEKYTPSDESSDGAGSKGKRVGVAYQLESGEIIYVPED, from the coding sequence ATGTCCAGAAGACGCTTCCACGAAGAAGACACGGATCCTTCCTCACTCGTATCCAACCTCTTCGACGTAGCCATGGTCTTTGCCGTGGCACTGATGGTTGCCCTCGTCACCAAATTCAACATGACCGAAGTCTTCAGCAAGGAAGACTACACAATCGTCAAAAATCCCGGCAAGGACAACATGGAAATCTTGATCAAGAAAGGCGACAAGGTGGAGAAGTACACTCCGTCCGACGAATCCTCCGATGGAGCCGGCAGCAAAGGCAAGCGCGTAGGTGTAGCTTACCAGCTCGAAAGCGGCGAAATCATCTACGTGCCGGAAGACTAA
- the gcvT gene encoding glycine cleavage system aminomethyltransferase GcvT, which yields MKTTPFTDVHIALGAKMHEFAGYNMPIEYGGIIDEHMNVVNNVGVFDVSHMGEFWVKGPNALRFLQKVSSNDASKLAVGQVQYCCFPNNDGGIVDDFLLYRYEEEKYMMVPNAANIAKDWAWCRQQNTMGAILENASDNIAQLAVQGPKATEVMQRLTDIDLNEITYYTFKVGSFAGCPDVIISATGYTGAGGFELYFYPQYAQKIWDALFEAGKPEGIKPAGLGARDTLRLEMGFCLYGNDICDTTSPIEAGLGWITKFTDDKMDMPSRKIMEEQKAGGLKRKLVAFELKDKGIPRQHYEIANAEGQIIGEVTSGTMSPCLKKGIGMGYVATEFSKVGTELGIMVRGRQLKAEIVKPPFRK from the coding sequence ATGAAGACAACTCCCTTTACCGATGTGCACATTGCATTAGGAGCAAAGATGCACGAGTTTGCGGGCTACAATATGCCTATCGAATATGGTGGCATTATAGACGAGCACATGAATGTGGTCAACAATGTAGGCGTATTCGACGTATCGCACATGGGCGAATTTTGGGTAAAAGGCCCGAATGCCCTCCGCTTCTTACAGAAAGTGTCCAGCAACGATGCTTCCAAACTGGCAGTCGGTCAAGTTCAGTATTGCTGCTTCCCCAATAACGACGGTGGTATAGTGGACGACTTCCTGCTCTATCGCTACGAAGAGGAAAAATATATGATGGTACCCAACGCTGCCAATATCGCCAAGGACTGGGCTTGGTGCCGGCAGCAGAATACGATGGGAGCCATATTGGAAAATGCCTCGGACAACATCGCCCAACTTGCCGTACAAGGCCCGAAAGCAACGGAAGTGATGCAACGCCTCACGGACATCGACCTGAACGAGATCACTTACTATACGTTCAAAGTAGGCTCTTTCGCCGGATGTCCCGACGTAATTATTTCGGCTACGGGTTATACCGGAGCAGGTGGCTTCGAACTCTATTTCTATCCCCAATACGCTCAGAAGATATGGGATGCCCTCTTCGAAGCCGGCAAGCCCGAAGGTATCAAACCGGCCGGACTCGGTGCTCGCGACACGCTTCGTCTGGAGATGGGTTTCTGTCTCTATGGCAATGATATATGCGACACCACTTCTCCCATAGAGGCTGGGCTGGGCTGGATCACCAAGTTCACCGACGACAAAATGGATATGCCGAGCCGTAAGATCATGGAAGAGCAGAAAGCCGGAGGTCTCAAGCGCAAGCTCGTTGCCTTCGAACTGAAAGACAAGGGTATCCCTCGCCAGCACTATGAAATTGCCAATGCCGAAGGGCAAATCATCGGAGAGGTTACTTCCGGAACGATGTCTCCTTGCCTTAAGAAAGGTATCGGTATGGGCTATGTGGCTACGGAATTCAGCAAGGTCGGCACAGAGCTTGGCATCATGGTACGCGGTCGTCAACTCAAGGCTGAGATCGTGAAGCCCCCATTCCGCAAATAG
- a CDS encoding MotA/TolQ/ExbB proton channel family protein yields MNFLSNVMFWVSNGLLVPVVAGLIYLFIKSLLLLGTLFGTWQSYRRRQETFACIIENKAGLDTEALRAEAAKRPHAPFENVLAEVLDADSARRNLLIGRYELSREQRLSSAKVLTKFGPILGLMGTLIPMGPALVGLSTGDIGQMAYNMQVAFATTVIGMFASAVGYIALHIVRTYNRNDLVWLDYINEKLS; encoded by the coding sequence ATGAACTTCTTGTCCAACGTCATGTTTTGGGTCTCCAACGGCCTGTTGGTACCGGTAGTCGCCGGACTCATCTATCTCTTCATCAAATCCCTTCTCCTCCTCGGCACCCTCTTCGGCACGTGGCAGAGCTACCGCCGCCGGCAGGAGACCTTCGCCTGCATCATCGAAAACAAAGCCGGCCTCGACACCGAAGCCCTCAGAGCCGAAGCGGCCAAACGCCCCCACGCTCCGTTCGAAAATGTGCTGGCCGAAGTCCTCGATGCAGATTCCGCCCGTCGCAATCTGCTCATCGGTCGGTACGAACTCTCTCGTGAACAGCGTCTGAGTTCGGCCAAAGTACTCACCAAGTTCGGACCCATACTCGGTCTGATGGGTACGCTCATCCCGATGGGACCGGCCCTTGTCGGACTCTCCACGGGCGACATCGGACAGATGGCCTACAATATGCAAGTAGCCTTTGCCACCACGGTCATCGGTATGTTTGCCTCGGCTGTAGGGTATATAGCCCTGCACATCGTACGCACTTACAATCGGAACGACCTCGTTTGGCTCGATTACATCAACGAAAAACTCTCCTGA